A region from the Drosophila ananassae strain 14024-0371.13 chromosome 2L, ASM1763931v2, whole genome shotgun sequence genome encodes:
- the LOC6500444 gene encoding uncharacterized protein LOC6500444 yields the protein MPPCQLRHTGMGYKPRKSKDRDGVAPHPVHPRSSRFHGFLGMPFVQQHMMVDERWTPISLTEQFKSMTDLLSRRLIFKNHESKANRQSNQRQKKSLTIQCRDGRVKLQNVLVGDNAQKIRNYLINHRDMQRLYQKMPIHLVVDNINQRTFVMRKEKDRLEYRLCQLKKHYKEQLLEEAMLQNRIKYEHEILLDEEVKSRMFLKKIENSNVRLKAIKTINNTYKKMIQVLLHDEIFYEPILISLIEDLKDQQKFMEHILFLGIPAIAKFKELSDEFRDMEKVFRNNLQTQMLTLSAYRRSRGPSVMNFNKPREAPPLNDIRRYVRETRSMMILKLELKAVEKIIKEVKFVTLCSQAKEIYPRMKSQVENNEKLHRKIVSAMLEHEMLNTKEKCANVLKGVLINNLSDEEIKRMDTINDLKNTLRVGREFKEDTLKYLQNRATAFFMMRVSIWNLLEILRHVDRQPTKRRTTYPNSYLRLPLLKFEMYNMRAVSPEIFDEDIENILSSVKRKIYKLMKQYPQDVSPTTAEANAERYHVDYLASLDEQEEIDDDAGAQGAPEDDLLQESKAMATVPSRKQIKAQSAKLMEEIAKQIE from the exons ATGCCGCCTTGTCAGTTGCGCCATACGGGAATGGGCTATAAGCCGCGCAAGAGCAAGGATAGGGATGGCGTGGCCCCCCATCCAGTTCATCCTCGATCCTCCCGGTTCCATGGATTCTTGGGCATGCCCTTCGTCCAGCAGCATATGATGGTCGATGAGCGATGGACTCCCATCTCGCTGACAGAGCAGTTCAAGAGTATGACGGACTTGTTGA GCCGTCGCttgatttttaaaaatcatGAGTCAAAGGCCAATCGTCAGAGTAACCAACGCCAAAAGAAGAGTCTTACGATTCAATGTCGGGATGGACGCGTTAAACTGCAAAATGTCCTTGTGGGCGATAACGCCCAAAAGATTCGAAATTACTTAATAAACCACAGGGACATGCAACGTTTGTACCAGAAGATGCCCATCCATCTTGTGGTGGACAACATTAATCAGAGGACCTTTGTTATGCGCAAAGAAAAGGATCGTTTAGAGTATCGATTGTGCCAACTCAAGAAGCATTACAAGGAACAATTG TTGGAAGAAGCCATGCTGCAAAATCGTATTAAGTATGAACATGAAATTCTCTTAGATGAAGAAGTCAAGTCCCGAATGTTTCTCAAAAAGATTGAGAACTCGAATGTACGTCTAAAGGCTATCAAGACCATTAATAACACATATAAAAAGATGATTCAAGTCCTACTCCATGATGAGATATTTTATGAACCCATCCTGATTTCCCTGATCGAGGACTTGAAAGATCAGCAAAAATTCATGGAACACATATTATTTTTAGGAATTCCGGCAATAGCCAAATTCAAGGAGCTCAGTGATGAGTTTCGCGATATGGAAAAAGTTTTCCGGAATAATCTGCAAACACAGATGCTAACGTTGAGCGCTTATAGGAGATCTCGTGGCCCTTCGGTTATGAACTTTAACAAGCCAAGGGAGGCACCACCTCTTAACGATATAAGGAGATATGTCCGGGAGACCCGGAGCATGATGATCCTTAAACTGGAATTGAAAGCCGTGGAGAAGATTATCAAGGAGGTGAAGTTTGTCACGCTGTGCTCCCAGGCCAAGGAAATCTATCCACG AATGAAAAGCCAAGTGGAAAACAATGAGAAACTGCATCGTAAGATTGTTAGTGCTATGTTGGAACATGAAATGCTTAATACAAAAGAGAAGTGCGCCAATGTGCTGAAGGGAGTTCTGATCAATAACCTCTCAGATGAGGAAATCAA ACGGATGGATACCATTAATGATTTAAAGAACACATTGCGTGTTGGTAGAGAATTTAAAGAAGATACTCTTAAGTATCTTCAGAATAGAGCTACTGCTTTCTTTATGATGAG GGTGAGTATTTGGAATCTCTTGGAAATCTTGCGCCACGTCGATCGCCAACCAACCAAACGACGCACCACATATCCGAATTCCTATTTGAGGTTGCCGCTGCTTAAGTTTGAAATGTACAATATGAGGGCCGTTTCTCCAGAGATTTTTGATGAAGACA TTGAGAACATATTAAGCAGTGTCAAGCGTAAAATCTACAAGCTAATGAAACAATATCCGCAGGACGTTAGTCCTACGACTGCAGAGGCCAACGCTGAACGATATCATGTCGATTACTTGGCCAGTCTGGATGAGCAAGAGGAAATTGACGACGACGCAGGTGCTCAGGGTGCTCCggaagacgatctcctgcaggaGAGCAAGGCCATGGCCACTGTGCCGAGTCGCAAACAGATCAAGGCCCAGAGTGCCAAGTTGATGGAGGAGATTGCCAAGCAGATTGAATAA